From a region of the Calonectris borealis chromosome 2, bCalBor7.hap1.2, whole genome shotgun sequence genome:
- the DCLK3 gene encoding serine/threonine-protein kinase DCLK3 produces MPAAAPPPLHPAAGSCCPYGHCAGRRGLFDHSSHHASSKVKDRKLQGTCPPVGCGNYGKPCLSESSHRSPFFNPRNGFHTIHSEHSPVKPRIITVVKPGGHTLRRITLLLNRRSVQTFEQLMADISEALGFPRWKNDRVRKLYNLRGREIRSVSDFFREGDAFIAMGREPLTLKNLEVALQELYPENPYAASAAIQQNEEQSQKLKSRLYDKASKVDSGFDETEITKNCNDGMSPKPVAGHEGKGQAKTKQEEKMRVKKKWTRESWAGEQGVKPSRKTRESERYLNHERSPEEGLEESSEQVMRCEKCEQERQARQKLQRERQAEASFENRDLNTGACQRYHVERNAKMRNCRKFSETCLEGGEVSWKDNGCRRTWKPLHRNGNEGLEKQKRSIEKERDVEKHENHGKEVVKIKKNAVEGLQLTHEAKEENGSSCIMNQSGWLKKDTSRDAEKPSKTHREGREGQRAKEEGARREGNITQRESDMTRREKTGERRVNKEENKAQGLESTSRRHAIKNRTDVEKQYEIGRTIGDGNFAVVKECRHCDSNQIYAMKIVDKSKLKGKEDMMESEILIIRSLSHPNIVSLIEVYETEAEIYLILEYVPGGDLFDAIIESVKFTEHDAAVMITDLCEALVYIHSKNIVHRDLKPENLLVQHNADKSTTLKLADFGLAKQVTKPIFTVCGTPTYVAPEILAEKGYGLEVDMWAAGVILYILLCGFPPFRSQERDQEELFQIIQLGHYEFLSPYWDNISAAAKDLITRLLIVDPQKRYTARQVLQHPWIRTAGKTNSRNLQREVTINIERHFRAQRRKEVADEDT; encoded by the exons AtgccggccgccgcgccgcccccgctccACCCCGCGGCGGGCTCCTGCTGCCCCTACGGCCACTGCGCGG GACGCAGAGGCTTGTTTGACCATTCGTCACACCATGCAAGCTCGAAAGTAAAAGACAGGAAACTACAAGGGACTTGTCCTCCTGTTGGTTGTGGAAACTATGGAAAACCGTGTTTGAGTGAAAGCAGTCATAGGTCCCCATTTTTTAATCCCCGTAACGGTTTTCACACCATACATTCGGAGCACAGTCCTGTGAAGCCAAGGATTATTACAGTGGTGAAACCCGGCGGACACACACTTAGAAGGATAACCTTGCTTCTCAACAGGAGATCAGTTCAGACCTTTGAACAGCTGATGGCTGACATTTCAGAAGCTCTGGGATTTCCACGCTGGAAGAATGACCGTGTGAGAAAGCTTTACAATCTGAGAGGCAGAGAAATCCGTAGCGTTTCTGACTTCTTCAGGGAAGGTGATGCATTCATAGCTATGGGGAGGGAGCCTCTCACTTTAAAGAACCTGGAAGTGGCATTACAAGAACTTTATCCTGAAAATCCTTATGCTGCCAGTGCTGCCATTCAGCAGAACGAGGAGCAGTCCCAAAAACTGAAGAGCAGGCTGTATGACAAGGCTTCGAAAGTGGACAGTGGCTTTGATGAGACAGAAATTACCAAGAACTGCAACGATGGCATGTCTCCCAAACCGGTAGCTGGACATGAAGGAAAAGGTCAAGCCAAgacaaagcaagaagaaaaaatgagagtCAAAAAAAAGTGGACCAGAGAGAGCTGGGCTGGTGAACAAGGAGTGAAGCCTTCTAGAAAAACCCGAGAAAGCGAGAGGTACCTTAACCACGAGAGGAGCCCTGAGGAGGGATTAGAAGAGAGTTCAGAGCAGGTGATGAGGTGTGAGAAGTGTGAACAGGAAAGGCAGGCCAGACAAAAGTTGCAAAGGGAAAGGCAGGCTGAGGCCTCATTTGAGAACAGAGACCTGAACACAGGCGCATGTCAGAGGTACCATGtcgaaagaaatgcaaaaatgaggAATTGCCGAAAATTTTCAGAAACTTGTCTGGAAGGTGGAGAAGTTAGTTGGAAAGATAATGGCTGTAGGAGGACGTGGAAGCCCCTACATAGGAATGGTAATGAAGGGCTGGAGAAGCAAAAAAGGAGCATTGAGAAGGAAAGAGATGTGGAGAAACATGAAAACCATGGGAAGGAAGTAGTGAAAATCAAGAAGAATGCTGTAGAAGGGCTGCAGCTAACTCatgaagcaaaggaagagaaTGGAAGTAGCTGCATAATGAACCAAAGTGGTTGGCTAAAGAAAGACACTTCGAGGGATGCTGAGAAACCATCTAAAACACATAGGGAGGGCAGAGAGGGACAAAGGGCTAAAGAGGAGGGTGCCAGAAGAGAGGGGAATATCACTCAAAGAGAGAGTGACATGACGCGACGAGAAAAAACAGGGGAGCGCAGagtgaataaagaagaaaacaaggctCAGGGACTGGAAAGCACAAGCCGGAGGCATGCCATTAAAAACAGAACTGATGTGGAAAAACAGTACGAGATTGGCAGAACTATCGGGGATGGGAACTTTGCAGTGGTGAAGGAATGTCGCCACTGCGACTCCAATCAGATCTATGCCATGAAAATTGTTGATAAATCCAAGCTGAAGGGGAAAGAGGACATGATGGAAAGTGAAATTCTGATCATTAGGAGTCTTTCTCATCCCAATATAGTAAGCTTAATTGAAGTGTATGAGACAGAAGCTGAGATCTACCTAATCCTGGAGTATGTCCCAGGAGGGGACTTATTTGATGCAATCATAGAAAGTGTGAAGTTCACAGAGCATGATGCTGCTGTCATGATCACTGACCTGTGTGAAGCACTGGTTTATATTCACAGCAAGAACATTGTCCACAGGGACCTCAAACCAGAGAATCTTTTG GTTCAGCACAATGCAGATAAATCTACTACACTGAAACTAGCAGATTTTGGCCTTGCAAAGCAGGTTACAAAACCCATATTTACTGTGTGTGGAACACCAACATATGTTGCCCCTGAAATACTTGCTGAGAAGG gctatGGGCTCGAAGTAGATATGTGGGCAGCTGGTGTGATCCTTTACATTCTGCTCTGCGGTTTTCCCCCTTTTCGCAGTCAGGAACGTGATCAAGAAGAGCTGTTTCAGATCATACAGCTGGGTCACTACGAGTTCCTTTCCCCATACTGGGACAATATTTCTGCAG CAGCAAAAGACCTCATAACCAGGCTGTTGATAGTGGATCCCCAGAAGCGCTACACAGCACGACAAGTACTTCAGCACCCTTGGATCAGAACAGCTGGAAAAACTAACAGCAGAAATTTGCAGAGGGAAGTGACAATAAATATTGAGCGTCATTTCCGGGCCCAGCGCCGAAAGGAAGTTGCAGATGAGGACACATGA